The genome window CCGGTGCAAAATTTGATTGGGATAAACTCAATTGGCTCAACGGTCAATACCTGCACAAAATGCCAGTGCCGCAATTGACAGATTTGCTGATACCTTATTGGTGGCAGAAAGGCGGTTACGAGTTTGACTTGGAGGCAGACCGCCCCTGGCTCGAACAAATAGCTGCTTTAATCGGCCCGAGTCTGGTTCGCTTAACCGATGCTGTGGATATGTGCAAGTTATTCTTCTCCACCACGGTGGAATACGAAGAAGAAGCACTGGCACAGTTGCAGCAAACAGGGGCTGCACAGGCTTTACAAGCAGTTGTAGAAGCGATGGAAAGTCATTCATCCCTGACATCAGCGGAAGCTCAGAAAATCACTAAAAAGCTCAGTAAAGAGAAAAATCTTAACAAAGGGCTAATTATGCGATCGCTCAGAGCCGCTCTGACAGGTGCAATGCACGGCCCCGACCTGATAGAATCTTGGGTAATCCTTCACCAGCGAGGAACGGCTAAAACCCGTTTGCTTGATGCCATTAGCAACTTGAATTTGCCTGGTGTTGGTGTGGCGGCCGAAACTCCAACCCCAGAACAACCAAACGCAGAAACAGTCGCCGAAACTCCTGCTACAGAACAGCCAGCAGTCGAAACACCGACTGTGGAAACAGCAGCGGCCGAGGTGACAGCAGTCGAAATATCGCCTGTGGAAACAGTCGAAATATCGGCTACCGAAATACCCGGAACGGAGGTTTCAGCAGTCGAAATATTGCCTGTGGAAACAGCAGACACCGAGGTTTCAGCAGTCGATATTTCGGCAGTGGAAACAGCCGGCACCGAGGTTTCAGCAGTCGAAATATCGCCTGTGGAAACAGCCGCAGCAGCAGTTGAAATACCTGCAGCCAACCAGCAAAAAACTATTGCGAGTGGAGAAATGACTTCATCAAACGAACCAGAAACAACCGTTATCATCACCGAAATTCCTGCCGGAAATGAAGCAGACAGTTCCAGCGATACCACAAAAGTCATAATTACCGACGAACCGCCAAGTCAGGCCCAGCAGATCAAAGAACAAATTATCGCAATTTTGTCCGAGTTTCCCGCTTACATCGGCAGCTTTTACGAACAGTACAAAAGTCCCCTGACTGTTGTCGGTGTAATTTTAGCCTCGATTATCTCTTTGAAAGTGCTTTTGGGCGTAATAGACGAACTCAACGACATCCCCCTGCTAGCACCAACATTCGAGCTAATTGGTATCGGATACACCGTGTGGTTTGTCTACCGCTATTTGCTGCGATCGTCCAACCGGCAACAGTTAGCTCAAGAAATTCAAGCGTTGAAAGAACAAATTTTAGGCAAAAAATCCTAAATTTTTGCTGTAATTAGTTGAATTTTTACCCGACACTGACAACTTTAAATAAGTTGTTAGTGTCGGGTTTTTAAATGACTAATGACTAATGATATTAATTCCGGTAGCACCGTCAGGCGTAAAATCCAGTCAACAGTCAACCGCAGACGGTGCAACCGGACTCGATCTAATTCATCTGGGTTAATCTGTGTTGATCTGCCCTCATCTGCGGTGAAGAAAAGAGGTAAATATTCAGGACGATCGGGCAGGGGAGTCATTGACCAATCAGAATAGTCATGGGTGACAACAGCACTCAGGTTTTGAACTCAAACAGGTCAGACTATTTATAGAATTAAGCACAACTTGCTTTCTAATTATCTGATTCAGCAATTAAAACGTCCAGACGTTTGTATGTGTTTGGTCTGATTTAAAGTACCGTGTGGCGGGGCGAAGCCTCCCCCGCCCTTTGTGCCAGTTGCGTAAGTCATGTTTCTCTTTCTTTTGCCTTTGAACTTTTTACTTTTGCCTTGTTCACTATTTCTTGTTTAACAGGGCATTGGTAGATGCAAACGATCGCACCAGTTCAAGGTTTATCGGGGACTGACTGATAGACTTGGCGTAAGAAGCACTCAGGTAAAAACGGTAATCTGGTTGATTGGCAATGTGGGTTTCAAAGAACGCAACACTCAGAACTTTTGCATAAGAGTGAGCGATCGCCGGATTGGGGCCAATAAACTCTGGTGGAACGGGCAGCACTCCGCGTCCTGAATCCGTTTTAAGCAGCGAAAAGTGAGTTGCTTTGTCCATTAATACCAAATATTTATCGGATGCCGTTAGCCAGCTAAAGGGGCGAATTTGTTCGGGGACTGCCGGAGCAAAGATATCATCACTTCCTGAAACCAACATCACCGGGATTTTAATTTGCTCTAATCCCGACTGCCCAAATACGGTACTATCGAGGGGATTCATGGCAATCACAGCTTTGATGCGATCGTCTCTCAGGGAATAGTCTTTGGGGGGTAACTCGTCAACTCTGCACTGAATCAACAGCGATAAGTTCAGCGAGTTATTTGGATTACAATCCTTGTGTAGTTGCTGAAAATTAATGGCAGCACCCGCCAATGCCAGTACCGTATATCCGCCAAGAGATTGACCGATTGCGCCCACTCGATCGAGATTCAACCGTCCTCGAAACCTGGAGTCTGATTGGGAAAGCCGTTGTAGTTCATCCAATAAAAATTTCACATCCAACGGGCGATCGATTGCTGCCATTGCGCTGGGCGGACTTGCTAATCCCGAAAAATAATCCTGATACTTTTTCGCATTGGTGTCAGGGTGTTCGATGGCAGCAACCGCAAATCCATAGGATGCAAGATGCTCTGCCAGATAAGCAAAGCTCTGGCGATCGGATGCCATGCCGTGGGAAATCACAATGACTGGAACCGGGGTTGGATTAACATCCCCGTTTTTTGGTTGAGGTAGGTACAGATCCACTAGCAGTTGACGATTCCGGGATCGATCGTTTAGGTTCAGCGTTTCTTTTTGCCAGGTAAACGATCCACCTTTTCGCAAATCAGAGCGTTGGGAAAAATCAATGGGTGTCTGAGATGCCTCAGCGATCGCATCTTGCTGAATCGCGGCAATTAGGGAATCTCGCTGTTTCAAAATTTCTGACAGATTGCTAACGATTCCACGGACACGGGGCAAGTTAAACCAAATCGTATGGCTGGGATATTTCCGCAACACATTCACCAGCGTTAAGCCATCGGGGTCTGCTGCTGCCAAGATGAATGCCGATCGCAGTGCATAAAACCCATTTTGTTGAGAACCTGTTTGAAAATCATTTCCCAACCGCTTCATTACCGTTTCTCCTACCGGAGAGTAGGTAAACTGGGAGACTAAAGTTGGGGTGACATCAAAACGCCGTTGCAATAAATCTCGCAAACTTGCTAATTCCTCTGAATTTGCAAATTTGGCATAATAGGCAAAATCACTGTCGATTTTTCCCTTCTTAGCAAAGGTTTCTAATGAATTAACAGGCAGATCGAACTGCCCAAACGGTGCATAGTAAAACGAAATTCGTTCGGCTCCACAAGCAGGAATCGCAGATGCGATCGCAGAAACCATTCCCCCCAGAACTACTCCCAACTTTGCCAGTAGCTTTCTATCAGGATTGGCTATGATTTTTCGCTGCTTATGAATACATTTAGCTTGGGTCAGTAATTTCATATTCACCTTCAATCAGATTTAGGGCGTTGCATAAATGCGGGATGAATCAGTTAAACACGGGTAATGGTGCTATAAAAACATCTCTGTTAGGGAGCCAGCACCCACTCGTTTTAGGCGAACTGCCCTCACGCAGATGTCCAGCGCAGGGATACCTTTGAGGACTATTCAAAAAAGGTCACAGCGACCTGGGGACGTTGTAGCTTTATCTGGATGTCACGCCAGAGCAGAAGCGTAAGAGGGTGACCGCCGAAATACCTGCAAAAAGAAACACCTTGTAAATAAATATTGCAAACAATCCCTTGTTGATTTACGCGCCTTGCCCCAAAACGATCGAGGGCGAATCAAATTTTTGCACGGTAAAACCAAGCTTTCACCTCTTTTTGTCCCTGATACTTGCTCAAAAATGACCCTTTTAGGGAATGTTTTTATTTGAATAGTCAAGTAATGGTCGAGGCTGAAACGAAGGGAAATCAAGGGTTTTGACAATTGAGTTTACAACACTTTACAACGTGTCCCATTTTGCACATATCTCGGCGGATACCCATGAAGTCCTTACCTGAAGCAGGACTTTACAACTCTAACGTATCAATGCTTTGGGCAAGAGTAACATCATTCATGGTAATTCCACCTGCATCGTGGGTTGTCAGTTGAACTGTAACCTGGTTATAAACATTGAACCACTCTGGATGATGGCCTTGGGTTTCTGCAATCAGTGCAACGCGAGTCATAAAGCCAAATGCTGCGATAAATGAGGTGAATTCAAAGTGGCGGTAGAGTTTACCGTCTACAATCTTCCAATTATTTAGTCTTGCGATCGCGTGTTCCAGTTCATCTGGTGATAGCACAGCGCCATGTACCAATTGATTGCCAATCATACAATTTATGTCTCCAATCGATTTATCAGAATTGCGTCAAACTTGAAGGGCATCTGAGCCTGTTGGATGCCCTTCTCTAGTCCGATCGAGGGAAGATGATGTCCTCAACAGTTGACCAGTAGGCGGTTCACTGTGAGGGTAGGGCGATCGCATCCCGCAGATAAGGACGGCTATACCAACTCCAGAGTCCTTCGGTCACTGGCACAATGTTTAATTCGGCACGCCACTCGTCTATAGGACGTTCCAGTCCTTCTTCAAACTTCACCGGAAACAAGGGTTTCGCTTGCCGTGCAATGTGGATGCCTTGAGAAACCAGGTCAAAATTATATCTCAGAGGAGAATCGATGCCTTCGGGTGCTTGATTAGCCATGAACGCTAGCAACGAACCAACCAAATCAATGAACGTGAATGCGGGATAGCTAATTTGCCCAACCGTCACTGAAATCACTCCCAGTTCGCCGTAGTCATCAAAGCTAAAGCCCGTCAAAATATGATGCAGATCGTGAGTTTTGCGAACGCGATGGGTAATGTAATCGACATCTGATTCAATTTTTCGGAGGCGATAGAACCGTGGATCGTAGTTCATGGCACTGAGCACCCGAGCATAAGTCCAACCCAATGAGCCTTCCGGCAGCTTCAGCAAGATTTCCAGATCAAACTCTGGGCCCATATAACGCTCATCAACTAATTGTGCTGAGTCGGGATTTTGACGGACAACCTGCAAACATTTTTTCATTTGCTCACTGTCAGTCAAAGCATCCTCAATATCGAAGATGTTTTGCGTGTCAACTTTCCCCCCAGCAACCATGTCAACTAAAGACAGCAGTTTATCAACATTTTCAGGAGTTGCTAGTTCGTTGATATATTTGAATCCCATGATTGTTACCTCGCGGTGCGTTGTTTTTTGTCGATAACTGCATCTTACGGTGACTCCACAGGTAAGCAACAGGGGCTTTTTTTGATATAGGTCAAATTTGATCGAGATCAAATTTCCTGGGCTAGATGACGGCGGCGTTGCTGATTTCGATATCTGGCGCGGATGCGACTGAGGGTTTCTTGGGTTATTCCCAAATAGGAGGCAAGATGTCCTAGCTTGACGCGATCGAGGATATCAGGGTGTCTCTGAACGAGATCCTCATATCGTTCAAAAGCGGTTTGAGTTTTCATTAGAAAAGCCCATTCTGCTAACTCAATATAATAATGTTCTATCAATAATCGTCCAATCTTATTCCATGAAGGGTCGTTGTCGTAAAGATATTGCAACCCCTCATAAGTTGTCACAAAAAACTGGCAATTTGAAACTGATTTAATATTTTCTTTACTTGGTTTTCTCAAAATAAAGCTATGAGGTGAGTAAATAAAATCATCTTCAAATGAAAACCTTGATGTGATCTCCTTGTCTTCAACACAGTAAAATTGCCGAACTACCCCTTTAACCAGAAAATACAAATAGTTTGATATTTCACCTTCCTTCAGGAGTTGATAGTCTTTTGGGAACTCCTGGTACTTGAAAAATTTACGAACATTTTCCTGCTGTTGTTTACTGAGTATGACTGCTCGATCTAAAACTTGAAATAGCTTTTCGTATCGATCAATTTCTTGCTGCATATGCCTCCTGTATGTATGGGTGACTATAATCACTCTAAATTTTAGGCAAAATTCTGATAGTAATATAGCACTCTTCCATCGCATTAGTCAGAAAAAATTGCAGGTAAGCGCATCTAAAAAAGTAGCTATATATACAGGCACTTTCAACGATTAGTGCGTGGCAGAGGAGATAACAATTAGTTAATATTTCGTGATGAGGGCGATGCTTTTAGACGATATTTAAACCAGTCCTTCTCATCCCAACATTTCATCGTGTCAACTGGATTGGCTCCTGGTCGTTCGCCTAATGCCGTCCGCCCAAAACTACTGGAAGCCGCAGCCCTCAGTCAGCTTCTCCAATCTTGCAGGGTAAACGCATCTAGTTTGGGAAGAATAATCAGCGGCTGAAAGCCTTGCTCTACCGTTTGAATTTAATGAGATTCAGCCCAACGCATTCTCATCAATCAATGTTTATTGAGCATATTGTCATATCTAAACCCCACTTTAAGGAGAACTAGGGGTTTCAAATATTCTCTGGTAACTAGATGCGTTTACCCTGTCCAATCTTGTTTGAATTGGATTAAAGACCCGCGCGTTCCACGCACTCGCCTACATCAATTATCGGATATTTTAACGATCGCGATTTGTAAGGATTCAGGTGAAAAATAGTGAGAGTAAGAGCCGAGAAATATGGTAATGTAGTCAGATGAGCGAAAAATCAGAGTTGTTAGCACTAAAAATGGAAATAGTTGACCAGTAGAGCCGTGAGGAACTGGTCAAAATTGTGCTGCTGATTTGTTATCTGTGATTCAGACTTGTAGATTTCAAGGTAAAAGCGCAATGGCTTTTTTCCGTGATGCTATATCTGCCCATTCTTGTGACTTATTTATGCCTTCTTTAATTCCCCAATCTCAGACCTGAATCCTTACAACCCACATTCCGCACCCTCAACTGGCACACACGCAGTTGGGGTGCCCCGTCCGAGTCGATCAGTCGGCTCTAGATGAGTAGAAATACTCTCGCCTGCCGTGTCAGGTGATCGAGCAAGCGATCGATTCAGTTGGAAAATGTACGAGCGTGTAAATTAACAACAAAAACCAATTATCCCCCGTGCGACGCGGAGGATAAAAATAGTCTAAACTCAAGTAGCAAACAATTCGCTCGATCGAATGAAACCCGTGCATCAAGCAACTGAACTCGCCGTCTCTAACCTCGACCATCTTGGTTTAATAGCAGGTCTAGTTGATGAAATAGAAATTGTCCAAAAAATCAATGAGTTAGTAGGGGAACAACCGGGTGAGATTGTCAGTCCAGGTCTAGCAGTCAAAGCAATGATTATCAATGGGTTAGGGCTTGTTTCCGCTCCATTATACTTATTTCCTAAATTTTTTGAAGGCAAAGCGCTCGAACATTTAATGGGTGAAGGTATTCAAGCATCACACCTGAATGAATACCGTTTAGGTAGAGTATTAGACAAGCTATATTTAGCAGGCAGCAGCCAAATATTTACAACTATTGCCGCTTCAGCAGCTCAAAAATTTGAGCTCGATACAGAGACATCCCATTTAGATTCAACTTCCTTTCACCTGCATGGCAAATACGAATCCGAGCTACCATCTGTATCTGTTATCGAGCCAGAAACGGCGCTAGATAGCGAAGATAGCGAAGATAGCGAGTCAACTAAACCCGTGTCATCTGCCGTGCCAATTAAGATTACCTACGGCTACTCCCGCGATCGCAGACCCGACTTAAAACAATTCATTTTAGATTTAATTTGTAGTAGCGATGGAGATGTACCGCTATTTTTACGGGTGGGTTCGGGAAATGAATCAGATCGAGCCATATTCGCATCAATTTGTCAGGAGTTTAAACAACAGTTAAACCTTGACAGTTTAATGGTTGCAG of Oscillatoria nigro-viridis PCC 7112 contains these proteins:
- a CDS encoding 4a-hydroxytetrahydrobiopterin dehydratase, which encodes MLSPDELEHAIARLNNWKIVDGKLYRHFEFTSFIAAFGFMTRVALIAETQGHHPEWFNVYNQVTVQLTTHDAGGITMNDVTLAQSIDTLEL
- a CDS encoding Coq4 family protein, with the protein product MGFKYINELATPENVDKLLSLVDMVAGGKVDTQNIFDIEDALTDSEQMKKCLQVVRQNPDSAQLVDERYMGPEFDLEILLKLPEGSLGWTYARVLSAMNYDPRFYRLRKIESDVDYITHRVRKTHDLHHILTGFSFDDYGELGVISVTVGQISYPAFTFIDLVGSLLAFMANQAPEGIDSPLRYNFDLVSQGIHIARQAKPLFPVKFEEGLERPIDEWRAELNIVPVTEGLWSWYSRPYLRDAIALPSQ
- a CDS encoding alpha/beta hydrolase, with protein sequence MKLLTQAKCIHKQRKIIANPDRKLLAKLGVVLGGMVSAIASAIPACGAERISFYYAPFGQFDLPVNSLETFAKKGKIDSDFAYYAKFANSEELASLRDLLQRRFDVTPTLVSQFTYSPVGETVMKRLGNDFQTGSQQNGFYALRSAFILAAADPDGLTLVNVLRKYPSHTIWFNLPRVRGIVSNLSEILKQRDSLIAAIQQDAIAEASQTPIDFSQRSDLRKGGSFTWQKETLNLNDRSRNRQLLVDLYLPQPKNGDVNPTPVPVIVISHGMASDRQSFAYLAEHLASYGFAVAAIEHPDTNAKKYQDYFSGLASPPSAMAAIDRPLDVKFLLDELQRLSQSDSRFRGRLNLDRVGAIGQSLGGYTVLALAGAAINFQQLHKDCNPNNSLNLSLLIQCRVDELPPKDYSLRDDRIKAVIAMNPLDSTVFGQSGLEQIKIPVMLVSGSDDIFAPAVPEQIRPFSWLTASDKYLVLMDKATHFSLLKTDSGRGVLPVPPEFIGPNPAIAHSYAKVLSVAFFETHIANQPDYRFYLSASYAKSISQSPINLELVRSFASTNALLNKK
- a CDS encoding Crp/Fnr family transcriptional regulator translates to MQQEIDRYEKLFQVLDRAVILSKQQQENVRKFFKYQEFPKDYQLLKEGEISNYLYFLVKGVVRQFYCVEDKEITSRFSFEDDFIYSPHSFILRKPSKENIKSVSNCQFFVTTYEGLQYLYDNDPSWNKIGRLLIEHYYIELAEWAFLMKTQTAFERYEDLVQRHPDILDRVKLGHLASYLGITQETLSRIRARYRNQQRRRHLAQEI
- a CDS encoding CAAD domain-containing protein encodes the protein MTSSNEPETTVIITEIPAGNEADSSSDTTKVIITDEPPSQAQQIKEQIIAILSEFPAYIGSFYEQYKSPLTVVGVILASIISLKVLLGVIDELNDIPLLAPTFELIGIGYTVWFVYRYLLRSSNRQQLAQEIQALKEQILGKKS